The Strix aluco isolate bStrAlu1 chromosome Z, bStrAlu1.hap1, whole genome shotgun sequence genome contains a region encoding:
- the CD72 gene encoding B-cell differentiation antigen CD72: protein MAQSVVYADLRFAKVMGGRSMASQALEAALGMDEAESPYENMQPAPVGQDGDGAQPSPGRWSWRWCIRVGLLATCLLLLVATVALGACYWQVTRRLQDMSREHEAEQGRLEREMSVREQSLEQTRLELAWARAELQRVWREGNSSQLELESLNAELRRVMGVLGKTEKEMQEVQGKLNNSESTVAILRSCTAIDCCPSGWLLYRGKCLFISSEKKTWEDSRDECERKYSQLLVTKSWSRWTVPTFLKNADIPYWIGLQKSSFPWYDYGWLEEGDPDGEGVSDAWFWVDGSLYERPWQSKSNGSCAIISRGNIKPAQCAGPEDLHLWICEKAAGPSSPFM, encoded by the exons ATGGCCCAAAGTGTGGTTTATGCTGACCTGAGGTTTGCCAAGGTGATGGGGGGCCGGAGCATGGCCAGCCAGGCGCTGGAGGCAG CCCTCGGCATGGATGAGGCAGAGAGCCCCTACGAGAACATGCAGCCGGCGCCGGTGGggcaggatggggatggggcccagcccagcccag GGCGCTGGTCCTGGAGGTGGTGCATCCGTGTGGGGCTGTTGGCAacctgcctcctgctgctggtggccaCTGTGGCCCTGGGGGCTTGCT ACTGGCAGGTCACCCGCAGGCTGCAGGACATGTCCCGTGAGCACGAGGCTGAGCAGGGCCGCCTCGAGCGGGAGATGAGCGTGCgggagcagagcctggagcagaCGCGGCTGGAGCTGGCGTGGGCCAGAGCGGAGCTGCAGCGAGTGTGGCGAGAGGGCAACAGCagccagctggagctggagagCCTGAACGCCGAGCTGAGGCGCGTCATGGGGGTCCTGGGGAAGACGGAGAAGGAGATGCAGGAGGTACAGGGGAAACTCAACAACAGCGAGAGCACTGTGGCCATCCTGCGCTCCTGCACGGCTATAG ATTGCTGCCCTTCAGGCTGGCTGCTGTACAGGGGCAAGTGCCTCTTCATCTCATCGGAGAAGAAGACATGGGAGGACAGCAGAGATGAGTGCGAGAGGAAATATTCTCAGCTCCTGGTCACCAAATCCTGGAGTCGCTGGACCGTGCCG acCTTTCTGAAGAACGCGGACATCCCATACTGGATTGGGCTGCAGAAGAGCAGTTTCCCCTGGTATGACTACGGCTGGCTGGAGGAAGGGGACCCGGATGGCGAGGGAGTCTCAGACGCCTGGTTTTGGGTGGACGGCTCCCTTTATGAAAG GCCGTGGCAGTCAAAGTCGAATGGATCCTGTGCCATAATAAGCCGCGGAAACATCAAACCTGCCCAATGTGCCGGTCCCGAAGACCTGCACCTCTGGATCTGCGAGAAGGCGGCGGGTCCAAGCTCCCCTTTCATGTGA
- the LOC141918835 gene encoding uncharacterized protein LOC141918835 yields MGPKLGSKGSRYKLGRSPGAAPGAAQGRSVRRPVQFPVRIPAAPGAAPGADPRGSRCSSRCRPPARLPVRLPVQLPARQTAGAPSGAHGRAPELSPAHPGLATGPGPSFPPAPALAPGSMPRGRAWTQAEVSSLLALVGGSGEAALLMASTSRPNEALWREISQGLAAAGYGRSVAQCRSKWKALKQAFHSERETRRRAGHHSPRLPPHYRAMKSIWKAAGRPVFGERRMPDLVKLPPRRRRSALATRSPSSPEPPEHDIGEDAPGALLSPLLQRAKDEPESSSGDHVAGVLPAPPAVPHASRCFPSLPLLGSHTALKHERAEQKAGFPGESSPGMGRGNQVLSVAATGPGSPGTAAMSEQPAAGEEASDTSLHGSGVAGLLQSVQQLLVQILQTSRQQQALLESLASDTISHLHLLSHSLVQVGETLHQLLLRPQTHPGPLGNYIPHMPLFEGGPGVPCSPDSPHTSPDHKEEPQVSPAAGCTPP; encoded by the exons ATGGGGCCAAAGCTGGGCTCGAAGGGAAGtcgctacaa gcTGGGCAGAT CTCCCGGCGCGGCGCCCGGTGCGGCGCAGGGACGCTCGGTGCGGCGCCCGGTGCAGTTCCCGGTGCGGATCCCCGCGGCTCCCGGTGCAGCTCCCGGTGCGGATCCCCGCGGCTCCCGGTGCAGCTCCCGGTGCCGGCCCCCGGCGCGGCTCCCGGTGCGGCTCCCGGTGCAGCTCCCGGCGCGGCAGACTGCCGGTGCGCCCTCGGGAGCGCACGGCCGAGCCCCGGAGCTGAGCCCTGCCCATCCCGGCCTCGCCACCGGCCCGGGGCCGAGCTTTCCCCCGGCACCCGCCCTCGCCCCCGGCAGCATGCCCCGCGGGCGAGCCTGGACGCAGGCGGAGGTCAGCAGCCTGCTGGCCCTGGTGGGGGGCTCAGGGGAGGCCGCCCTGCTCATGGCCTCCACGTCGCGACCCAACGAGGCGCTGTGGCGGGAGATCTCCCAGGGGCTGGCAGCGGCCGGCTACGGGCGCAGCGTGGCCCAGTGCCGCTCCAAGTGGAAGGCGCTCAAGCAGGCTTTCCACTCGGAGCGGGAGACGCGCCGGAGAGCGGGACACCACTCGCCCCGCCTGCCCCCGCACTACCGAGCCATGAAGAGCATCTGGAAGGCGGCCGGGCGCCCCGTCTTTGGCGAGCGGAGGATGCCAG aCCTGGTGAAGCTGCCCCCCAGGAGACGCAGGTCAGCCCTTGCCACCCGCTCTCCATCCTCACCAGAGCCACCAG AGCATGACATTGGCGAGGATGCCCCGGGCGCACTGCTGTCCCCGCTGCTGCAGCGTGCAAAGGACGAGCCAGAGAGCT CCAGTGGGGACCACGTCGCTGGAGTgctgcccgctccccccgctGTGCCAC ACGCCAGTCGCTGCTTCCCGTCCCTTCCCCTCCTGG GCTCTCATACTGCCCTGAAGCACGAAAGAGCCGAACAAAAAGCTG GTTTTCCTGGTGAGTCGTCCCCAGGGATGGGAAGAGGAAACCAAGTGCTGTCAGTGGCCGCCACAGGCCCAGGCTCCCCCGGGACGGCTGCCATGAGcgagcagccagcagcaggtgAAGAGGCGTCAGACACGAGCCTGCACG GCTCTGGCGTGGCAGGCTTGCTCCAGAGCgtccagcagctgctggtgcagaTCCTGCAGACATCGCGGCAGCAGCAGGCACTGCTGGAGAGCCTGGCCAGCGACACCATCTCCCACCTCCATCTCCTCTCCCACAGCCTGGTGCAGGTGGGcgagaccctgcaccagctcctgcTCCGGCCACAGACCCACCCTGGCCCCCTCGGCAACTACATCCCCCACATGCCTCTTTTTGAGGGTGGTCCTGGGGTACCCTGCTCCCCGGACAGTCCCCACACCTCCCCGGATCACAAAGAGGAGCCTCAGGTGTCCCCTGCCGCCGGCTGCACCCCTCCGTGA
- the LOC141918838 gene encoding B-cell differentiation antigen CD72-like: protein MAQSVVYADLKFAAASPLTALACPTAPDEDDSPYENVQLGPVSVEPSPGRWTRRWRVPAGVLAASLLLLLVATVALGACYWQVTRRLQDTSREHEAEQGRLEQEVSVREQSLEQTRLELAWARAELQRVWREGNSSRLELESLNAELGRVMEVLGETEKEMQEVRGELRASESTVSSLRTCVNTDCCPLGWVLYRGKCLFISVEKKMWWESYHDCKRRSASLLVQGDWPSWTLPHFVQADGGMYWVGAQYTSDKKRTPVWQNSKQFNFVLRERPLGRAQLQCTLLGFQVAEQEVAGRNMTLPQTGPSARCPACPSDTGTCGKRSPCYDYSADCGLTAKGIIEPSKCTRKCQWICEQPPKLSSVSETLLPFLVKD, encoded by the exons ATGGCCCAGAGCGTGGTCTATGCTGACCTGAAATTTGCTGCGGCCTCCCCGCTCACTGCCCTcgcctgccccacagcccctgaTGAGGACGACAGCCCCTATGAGAACGTGCAGCTGGGGCCGGTGTCCGTGGAGCCCAGCCCAG GGCGCTGGACCCGGCGTTGGCGTGTCCCCGCGGGGGTGCTGGcagccagcctgctgctgctgctggtggccacCGTGGCCCTGGGGGCTTGCT ACTGGCAGGTCACCCGCAGGCTGCAGGACACGTCCCGTGAGCACGAGGCCGAGCAGGGCCGCCTCGAGCAGGAGGTGAGCGTGCgggagcagagcctggagcagaCACGGCTGGAGCTGGCGTGGGCCAGAGCGGAGCTGCAGCGAGTGTGGCGAGAGGGCAACAGCAGTCGGCTGGAGCTGGAGAGCCTGAACGCCGAGCTGGGGCGcgtcatggaggtgctgggagagacaGAGAAGGAGATGCAGGAGGTGCGGGGGGAGCTCAGGGCCAGCGAGAGCACAGTGAGCAGCCTGCGCACCTGCGTGAATACAG ATTGCTGCCCCTTGGGCTGGGTGCTCTACAGGGGCAAGTGCCTCTTCATCTCAGTGGAGAAGAAGATGTGGTGGGAGAGTTATCATGACTGCAAGAGGAGATCCGCTTCCCTGCTGGTCCAAGGCGACTGGCCATCGTGGACGTTGCCG CATTTTGTGCAGGCTGATGGTGGCATGTACTGGGTTGGAGCACAATATACTTCTGACAAAAAGAGGACTCCTGTATGGCAGAACAGCAAGCAGTTCAACTT TGTCCTGAGGGAGCGGCccctgggcagagcccagctgcagTGTACACTGCTGGGTTTCCAAGTGGCAGAGCAGGAGGTTGCGGGGAGGAACATGACCCTTCCTCAGACTGGTCCCAGTGCCAGGTGCCCTGCCTGTCCCAGCGACACTGGGACCTGTGGGAAGAGGAGTCCATG TTATGACTATTCTGCAGACTGTGGGCTAACAGCTAAAGGGATTATAGAGCCTTCAAAATGCACAAGAAAGTGCCAGTGGATCTGCGAGCAGCCCCCGAAGCTAAGCAGCGTATCTGAgaccctccttcctttcctggtCAAGGACTGA
- the LOC141918836 gene encoding killer cell lectin-like receptor subfamily B member 1B allele B codes for MEEGVTYADLRLPPTPAPQQPVRLPCCWAALSLALLSLLLLLAQIILVGLSFHYLGQQASCTHGPWSMEETSSCQQQTVQGQCQFCPAGWLWDAGQCYYFSSAKKTWEQSREDCCSRGAQLVTIQANTTLAFLLRTAHMEVFHVGLKRDGARSDWKWLDGTTLKGFFPIQRSTRSFLACGRVSGLGLSGGLCGEALGWICEQRAATLQWLQSSPPTFLWGNTTYTCVGS; via the exons ATGGAAGAGGGGGTCACATATGCCGATCTGCGCTTGCCCCCCACACCAG CTCCTCAGCAGCCAGTGCGGCTACCCTGCTGCTGGGCAGCCCTcagcctggctctcctctccctgctgctcctcctggcaCAAATCATCCTTGTTGGCTTGAGCTTCCACT ATTTAGGGCAACAGGCAAGCTGCACCCATGGTCCCTGGAGTATGGAGGAGACTTCCAGCTGTCAGCAACAGACAGTGCAAG GGCAATGCCAGTTCTGCCCGGCCGGCTGGCTCTGGGATGCAGGGCAGTGCTACTACTTCTCCTCTGCCAAAAAGACgtgggagcagagcagagaggactGCTGCTCCAGAGGGGCACAGCTGGTCACCATCCAAGCCAACACGACCCTG GCTTTCCTGTTGCGCACAGCCCACATGGAAGTCTTCCATGTGGGGCTGAAGCGGGATGGTGCCAGGTCTGACTGGAAGTGGCTGGATGGCACCACACTGAAGGG GTTCTTCCCAATCCAGCGGTCCACCAGATCCTTCCTGGCCTGTGGCAGAGTGTCAGGCTTGGGGCTGTCAGGCGGTCTGTGTGGGGAAGCCCTCGGCTGGATCTGCGAGCAGCGAGCAGCCACCCTGCAGTGGCTCCAGTCCTCGCCTCCCACCTTCCTCTGGGGAAACACCACCTACACCTGTGTGGGGTCCTGA
- the LOC141918837 gene encoding C-type lectin domain family 4 member G-like, with protein sequence MAPLWPVHTGSRGCSQPGEAHKTVLPGTELVHLPPPESVVYADLKFAAASPLTALACPAAPDEDDSLYENVQLGPVSVEPSPGRWTRRWRVPAGVLAASLLLLLVATVALGACYWQVTRRLQDTSREHEAEQGRLEQEVSVREQSLEQTRLELAWARAELQRVWREGNSSQLELESLNAELGRVMEVLGETEKEMQEVWGELRASESTVSSLRTCVNTDCCPLGWVLYRGKCLFISVEKKVWWESYHDCKRRSASLLVQGDWPSWTLPHFVQADGGMYWIDERYQNHHDKTEGLYEKLYKE encoded by the exons ATGGCCCCGCTGTGGCCAGTACACACCGGCTCCCGAGGCTGCTCGCAGCCTGGGGAGGCACATAAGACCGTGCTGCCCGGGACGGAGCTCGTTCACCTCCCACCCCCCGAA AGCGTGGTCTATGCTGACCTGAAATTTGCTGCGGCCTCCCCGCTCACTGCCCTCgcctgccccgcagcccctgATGAGGACGACAGCCTCTATGAGAACGTGCAGCTGGGGCCGGTGTCCGTGGAGCCCAGCCCAG GGCGCTGGACCCGGCGTTGGCGTGTCCCCGCGGGGGTGCTGGcagccagcctgctgctgctgctggtggccacCGTGGCCCTGGGGGCTTGCT ACTGGCAGGTCACCCGCAGGCTGCAGGACACGTCCCGTGAGCACGAGGCCGAGCAGGGCCGCCTCGAGCAGGAGGTGAGCGTGCgggagcagagcctggagcagaCACGGCTGGAGCTGGCGTGGGCCAGAGCGGAGCTGCAGCGAGTGTGGCGAGAGGGCAACAGCagccagctggagctggagagCCTGAACGCCGAGCTGGGGCGcgtcatggaggtgctgggagagacgGAGAAGGAGATGCAGGAGGTGTGGGGGGAGCTCAGGGCCAGCGAGAGCACAGTGAGCAGCCTGCGCACCTGCGTGAATACAG ATTGCTGCCCCTTGGGCTGGGTGCTCTACAGGGGCAAGTGCCTCTTCATCTCAGTGGAGAAGAAGGTGTGGTGGGAGAGTTATCATGACTGCAAGAGGAGATCCGCTTCCCTGCTGGTCCAAGGCGACTGGCCATCGTGGACGTTGCCG CATTTTGTGCAGGCTGATGGTGGCATGTACTGGATTGACGAGAGATATCAAAATCATCATGATAAAACTGAGGGTCTCTATGAGAAGCTGTATAAAGAGTAA